In one window of Deinococcus hopiensis KR-140 DNA:
- a CDS encoding ATP-binding protein — MTGDARMARPEAAERELLPPTYLGGPAITTDNCEREPIHLPGSVQPHGALLTADANTHLILQVSAGAEGHLGQPPAALLGRPLSVLLPGSDLAPLLAALPPGSPDHRQYRAVLAQSGGNVALTCHRAGDLLVLEFEANGPPQQSGPQALRNAVFALESAPTLAELTWVAVQAVRELTGFDRVMIYRFAQDASGEVLAEARSEHLGSFLGHRFPESDIPAQARALYVRHLLRLTADTEAVPDVLEPRLNPQTGTPTPLGGAVLRATSPMHLQYLRNMGVRSSLSVSIVVDGQLWGLISCHHGAAHVVEPETRTALEYLGRLLSLQVQVKERADTDAFRRGLQARRARIVEAAAHSLAPLETFSDKGLDLAGLMRAGGVVAFFEGGWQAQGQTPPAPWIEALLAWLRTREGTLIHTDALAEQWPGAAEYMDTASGLLAISVSGGWSEGLVWLRPEIRAEVAWGGATPEQAKGQLGPRRSFETYVETVRGRSVPWHPGEIEEAGELGQALTSALGARLNVVRDLNRALERSNAEWRQYAFVIAHDMQEPVRLISQFAELFHLRFGGQVDAGGERMLRFMLDETTRLRALTRDLHTYTALLSAPPPVRRPVPLARLVQDALHTLADRVEETAAAVEVSPDLPVLQADAGDLRELLLQLLANALTFSGGRSPRVQLGATRASGAWKITVRDEGPGIAPEFQEKVFGLFQRLGRREDSPGSGIGLALARLAAERHGGTLTVSSTPGRGSVFTLHLPDLREASGEA; from the coding sequence GTGACGGGCGATGCCCGAATGGCCCGCCCCGAAGCAGCGGAACGGGAACTGCTCCCGCCCACCTACCTGGGCGGCCCCGCCATCACCACCGACAACTGCGAGCGCGAGCCCATCCACCTGCCCGGAAGCGTGCAGCCGCATGGAGCGCTGCTCACGGCCGACGCGAACACCCATCTCATCCTGCAGGTCAGCGCGGGGGCGGAGGGGCACCTGGGCCAGCCTCCAGCCGCCCTGCTGGGCCGTCCCCTCAGCGTCCTGCTGCCCGGGTCAGACCTCGCGCCGCTGCTGGCCGCGCTGCCGCCCGGCTCACCCGATCACCGCCAATACCGCGCGGTGCTGGCCCAGTCCGGTGGGAACGTGGCCCTGACCTGCCACCGTGCCGGGGACCTCCTCGTGCTGGAATTTGAGGCGAACGGACCACCCCAGCAGAGCGGCCCCCAGGCGCTGCGCAACGCCGTGTTCGCCCTGGAGAGCGCGCCCACCCTGGCCGAGTTGACGTGGGTGGCGGTGCAGGCGGTGCGGGAGCTCACCGGCTTTGACCGCGTGATGATCTACCGCTTCGCGCAGGACGCCAGCGGTGAGGTGCTCGCCGAAGCCCGCAGCGAACACCTGGGCTCTTTCCTGGGGCACCGTTTTCCGGAATCGGATATTCCCGCGCAGGCCCGCGCGCTGTACGTGCGCCACCTTCTGCGCCTGACTGCCGATACCGAGGCTGTGCCCGACGTCCTGGAACCCCGGCTCAACCCACAGACGGGGACGCCGACGCCGCTGGGGGGGGCCGTGCTGCGCGCCACCTCACCCATGCACCTGCAGTACCTGCGCAACATGGGTGTGCGCTCCAGCCTGTCGGTGTCCATCGTGGTGGACGGGCAGCTGTGGGGCCTGATCTCGTGTCATCACGGTGCGGCTCATGTGGTTGAGCCCGAGACGCGCACCGCCCTCGAATACCTGGGGCGGCTGCTCAGCCTGCAGGTGCAGGTCAAGGAACGCGCGGACACCGACGCCTTTCGCCGGGGCCTGCAGGCCCGCCGGGCACGGATCGTGGAGGCCGCTGCCCACTCGCTCGCTCCGTTGGAGACGTTCTCGGACAAAGGGCTGGACCTCGCGGGGCTGATGCGGGCAGGGGGCGTCGTCGCCTTTTTCGAGGGGGGCTGGCAGGCGCAGGGCCAGACGCCCCCTGCCCCCTGGATCGAGGCGCTGCTGGCCTGGCTGCGGACACGGGAAGGGACCCTCATTCATACGGACGCTCTCGCAGAGCAGTGGCCAGGGGCGGCGGAGTATATGGACACCGCCTCAGGTCTGTTGGCGATCAGCGTGAGCGGCGGCTGGTCCGAGGGTCTGGTATGGCTGCGGCCGGAGATTCGCGCCGAGGTGGCCTGGGGTGGTGCGACGCCCGAGCAGGCCAAAGGCCAGCTGGGTCCCCGGCGTTCCTTCGAGACTTATGTGGAGACGGTGCGTGGCCGTTCGGTGCCCTGGCACCCGGGCGAGATCGAGGAGGCTGGGGAACTCGGTCAGGCCCTCACGTCGGCGTTGGGCGCGCGGCTGAATGTGGTGCGCGATCTCAACCGGGCGCTGGAGCGCTCGAACGCCGAGTGGCGGCAGTACGCCTTCGTGATCGCGCACGACATGCAGGAACCTGTGCGGCTGATCTCTCAGTTTGCGGAGCTGTTTCACCTGCGCTTTGGTGGTCAGGTGGATGCGGGCGGCGAGCGCATGCTCCGCTTCATGCTCGACGAGACGACGCGGCTGCGTGCCCTCACCCGGGACCTGCACACCTACACGGCCCTGCTCTCGGCCCCGCCACCCGTGCGCCGCCCAGTGCCCCTGGCACGGTTGGTACAGGACGCGCTGCACACCCTCGCTGACCGGGTGGAGGAGACGGCGGCCGCGGTGGAGGTGAGCCCCGATCTGCCCGTTCTTCAGGCCGATGCTGGGGATCTGCGCGAATTGCTGCTTCAGCTGCTCGCCAACGCCCTGACCTTCAGCGGTGGGCGGTCGCCCCGGGTACAGCTCGGGGCCACGCGCGCGTCGGGGGCCTGGAAGATAACCGTACGTGACGAGGGCCCCGGGATCGCGCCCGAGTTTCAGGAAAAGGTCTTCGGGTTGTTTCAGCGCCTCGGCCGCCGGGAGGACTCGCCAGGCAGCGGGATCGGCCTGGCATTGGCCCGTCTGGCGGCGGAGCGGCATGGCGGTACCCTGACCGTCTCGTCGACGCCGGGGCGGGGCAGCGTTTTCACACTGCATCTGCCAGACCTCCGGGAGGCCTCCGGTGAGGCGTGA
- a CDS encoding HD domain-containing phosphohydrolase translates to MTDSPLPALCLQALHDADKVAIPQATLLETVQLIPVEWKVIQRHPGIGCETLHHIPSLLPATRAAALYDQERGNGSGYTWAWRAALFPSRPASSLRGGGRLRRPDERTAPQAAWTCGEVAERLLQEEGCCSTGVSTTPF, encoded by the coding sequence GTGACGGACTCGCCTCTTCCTGCCCTGTGCCTCCAGGCCCTGCACGACGCCGACAAAGTCGCGATTCCCCAAGCCACCTTGCTTGAGACGGTCCAGCTCATCCCCGTGGAGTGGAAGGTCATCCAGCGGCATCCGGGCATCGGCTGCGAGACGCTGCACCACATTCCCTCGCTGCTCCCCGCCACCCGCGCCGCCGCGCTGTACGACCAGGAACGCGGGAACGGCAGCGGGTACACCTGGGCCTGGCGGGCCGCGCTATTCCCCTCGCGGCCCGCGTCTTCTCTTCGCGGTGGTGGACGTCTACGACGGCCCGACGAGCGTACGGCCCCACAAGCGGCCTGGACCTGCGGAGAAGTGGCCGAGCGGCTGCTCCAGGAGGAGGGGTGCTGCTCGACGGGTGTGTCGACCACGCCTTTTTGA
- a CDS encoding response regulator, producing the protein MRREGVKLLLVEDNPADVFLMETALELSALPVTLEVARDGVEALEQLEAGKAAERFPDLILLDLNMPRLDGFEVLAALREDPALRHLAVVVFTTSSAPDDVKRAYTLQANSYVSKPASLDEFLHLMTLLDAYWFGAASLPRTYQP; encoded by the coding sequence GTGAGGCGTGAAGGTGTAAAGCTGCTCCTCGTAGAAGACAATCCCGCCGACGTCTTCCTGATGGAAACGGCGCTGGAACTCTCGGCCCTGCCGGTCACGTTGGAAGTGGCCCGCGACGGGGTGGAGGCCCTGGAGCAGCTCGAAGCGGGCAAGGCGGCCGAGCGCTTTCCGGACCTGATCCTGCTTGATCTGAATATGCCGCGCCTGGACGGGTTTGAGGTGCTCGCGGCGCTACGGGAGGACCCGGCCCTGCGCCACCTCGCCGTTGTCGTCTTCACCACCTCCAGCGCTCCAGACGACGTGAAGCGGGCGTATACCCTCCAGGCAAATTCCTACGTCAGCAAGCCCGCCAGCCTGGATGAGTTCCTGCACCTGATGACCCTGCTGGACGCCTACTGGTTTGGGGCGGCGAGCCTGCCGCGCACCTATCAGCCGTAA
- a CDS encoding DUF2239 family protein, producing the protein MSDATHTAFHGSLHLATAPLPELLGQLEARRPTLDLTVPLLVFDDRTGRTLSFDWREGEDVPTLLGRILPPPQAPQKPVGRGRPRLGVVAREVTLLPRHWEWLEAQPNGASAALRRLIDEARRREPEREQVLASQTAADRFMVVLAGDLHGYQEAARALYARDPEAFDAATATWPPDVRAHARSLAHPALGAVSEVNGTLPFQSLAHPTPPSGEDW; encoded by the coding sequence ATGAGTGATGCCACCCACACGGCCTTTCACGGCTCCCTCCACCTGGCAACGGCCCCATTGCCCGAGTTGCTCGGACAGCTGGAAGCGCGCCGCCCTACGCTTGATCTCACCGTGCCCCTGCTGGTGTTCGACGACCGCACGGGCCGAACGCTCAGCTTCGACTGGCGCGAGGGCGAGGACGTGCCCACGCTGCTTGGGCGCATTCTGCCCCCGCCACAAGCGCCGCAGAAACCCGTTGGGCGTGGACGGCCCCGGCTGGGGGTGGTGGCGCGGGAGGTCACCCTACTGCCGCGGCACTGGGAATGGCTGGAGGCCCAGCCCAACGGCGCTTCGGCCGCCCTGCGCCGCTTGATCGACGAGGCGCGGAGGCGCGAGCCGGAGCGCGAGCAGGTGCTGGCGTCTCAGACAGCGGCCGACCGCTTCATGGTTGTGCTGGCCGGCGATCTGCACGGCTATCAGGAGGCGGCCCGCGCCCTGTACGCCCGTGATCCGGAAGCCTTCGATGCAGCCACGGCCACCTGGCCACCCGACGTCCGGGCTCATGCCCGTTCGCTCGCCCACCCTGCCCTCGGCGCGGTGAGCGAAGTGAACGGAACGCTGCCCTTCCAGAGTCTCGCCCACCCCACCCCCCCGTCAGGAGAAGATTGGTGA
- a CDS encoding LacI family DNA-binding transcriptional regulator: protein MSASAPSSRVTIHDVARHAGVSHQTVSRVMNEHPSVAATTRQKVLDAIQALRYQPNLAARSLVTQRSGTLGVVGFGLTYYGPAQMIVNIEQAARGRGYGVALASIPELSETEIERAVLELRRQNVDGILLITPLRGADAERIRSLCGSVPFVLVDTTESSGVPGVTIDQKAGACLAAQHLVSLGHQRVALLSGPSRWHDARLRLEGWREALSEAGLTPAAVLEGDWSAGSGFGLTQELLAARTPFTGLLVGNDQMALGALWALHERGVAVPDDVSIVGFDDIPESRFFHPPLSTVRQDFAALGSLSLAALLEAIESPTSSRPAHVLTPELLVRASTAAPPSQS, encoded by the coding sequence ATGTCCGCATCCGCCCCATCCTCACGCGTCACGATTCACGATGTCGCCCGGCATGCCGGTGTGTCCCATCAGACCGTTTCACGCGTCATGAACGAGCATCCGAGCGTGGCGGCCACGACGCGGCAAAAGGTCCTGGACGCCATTCAGGCGCTGCGGTATCAGCCCAACCTGGCGGCCCGCAGCCTGGTGACCCAACGCTCAGGGACCCTGGGTGTGGTGGGCTTCGGCCTCACGTACTACGGTCCGGCGCAAATGATCGTCAACATCGAGCAGGCGGCGCGGGGGCGGGGATACGGCGTAGCGCTGGCGAGCATCCCTGAACTCAGCGAGACCGAGATCGAGCGGGCCGTGCTCGAACTGCGCCGGCAGAACGTGGACGGCATCCTGCTGATCACGCCGCTGCGCGGAGCCGACGCCGAGCGAATCCGTTCCCTGTGCGGCAGCGTGCCCTTCGTGCTGGTGGACACGACGGAATCCAGCGGTGTGCCGGGCGTCACCATCGACCAGAAGGCGGGAGCCTGCCTCGCAGCGCAGCACCTCGTGTCGTTGGGGCACCAGCGCGTGGCCCTGCTCTCGGGTCCCTCACGCTGGCATGATGCCCGGTTGCGCCTGGAAGGCTGGCGCGAGGCCCTGTCCGAGGCTGGGCTGACCCCTGCTGCCGTTTTGGAAGGTGATTGGAGCGCCGGGAGCGGCTTCGGCCTGACGCAGGAACTGCTTGCGGCCCGCACCCCCTTTACCGGTCTGCTGGTGGGCAACGATCAAATGGCGTTGGGGGCCCTGTGGGCCCTGCACGAACGTGGTGTGGCCGTGCCAGATGACGTGTCTATCGTCGGTTTCGACGACATTCCGGAGAGCCGCTTTTTCCACCCACCCCTCAGCACCGTGCGGCAGGACTTCGCTGCGCTGGGATCGCTGAGCCTCGCGGCCCTGCTGGAAGCCATCGAGTCGCCCACTTCTTCCCGTCCAGCCCATGTGCTGACGCCCGAACTCCTGGTCCGGGCGAGCACGGCAGCACCACCTTCCCAGTCCTGA
- a CDS encoding biliverdin-producing heme oxygenase, producing the protein MAHLKQATRERHAEVEALMPVLDPALTQAAYIRLLRQLLGVVAPLEAQLLELPIPAAFGLEHRLRAPLLVRDLIALSAPTPVWPTRGMPAAPRLSGLGQGLGTLYVLEGSTLGGQVIGRHLRVALDITAEWGGAYFHAHGEGTGAMWRAFGEALNLWEGDAEEVVAGANLTFGAFADALRGVPA; encoded by the coding sequence ATGGCACACCTCAAACAGGCCACGCGGGAGCGACACGCCGAGGTGGAGGCCCTGATGCCCGTGCTGGACCCTGCCCTGACGCAGGCCGCCTATATCCGTTTACTGCGCCAGTTGCTGGGGGTTGTCGCCCCGCTGGAAGCTCAGCTGCTGGAGTTGCCCATTCCCGCTGCCTTCGGGCTGGAGCATCGGCTGCGCGCGCCCCTGCTCGTTCGTGACCTGATTGCGCTGTCCGCGCCCACCCCGGTATGGCCCACAAGGGGTATGCCGGCTGCGCCCCGTCTATCCGGTCTGGGCCAGGGTCTGGGCACGCTGTACGTGCTGGAGGGCAGCACGCTGGGTGGTCAGGTCATCGGGCGGCACCTGCGCGTGGCCCTGGACATCACGGCGGAGTGGGGAGGAGCCTATTTCCACGCCCACGGTGAGGGCACTGGCGCAATGTGGCGGGCGTTTGGGGAGGCGCTGAACCTTTGGGAAGGCGACGCGGAGGAGGTGGTCGCAGGCGCGAACCTGACATTTGGGGCCTTTGCGGACGCGCTGCGCGGAGTTCCAGCGTGA
- a CDS encoding HD-GYP domain-containing protein, producing MPRPLSLAPHRRSAPLGSDGRGLASGDRSWPTPSPSTDAACGQTEALVCALLGQLGAYSAASLRHSFRVARKAGALGRALHLGPIQQRELHWSALLHDIGKLLVPLSILNKPTSLTPEERCWVNLHARGGAALLGRYGVLPPAVVGVARHHHDAWEGPGITLPVRIVAVTDVYDALISERPYKPAWTREAALAELWRRAGRCLDPELVALFAEIVERGD from the coding sequence ATGCCTCGCCCGCTTTCCCTTGCGCCTCACCGACGGAGCGCCCCCTTGGGCAGCGACGGCCGGGGCCTGGCGTCGGGAGACCGCTCCTGGCCCACTCCCTCACCCTCAACAGACGCAGCGTGCGGGCAGACCGAAGCCCTCGTCTGCGCGCTGCTCGGCCAGCTTGGCGCCTACAGCGCGGCGTCGCTGCGCCACAGCTTCCGGGTGGCCCGGAAGGCAGGCGCGCTGGGACGGGCCCTGCATCTCGGCCCCATTCAACAGCGGGAACTGCATTGGAGCGCCCTGCTGCACGACATCGGCAAACTGCTGGTGCCCCTGTCCATCTTGAACAAGCCCACTTCGCTGACTCCGGAGGAACGGTGCTGGGTGAACCTACACGCCCGGGGCGGAGCCGCGCTGCTCGGCAGATACGGGGTGCTGCCCCCAGCGGTGGTCGGCGTGGCCCGCCACCATCACGACGCCTGGGAGGGGCCGGGCATAACCCTGCCTGTCCGGATCGTGGCGGTGACCGACGTCTACGACGCCCTGATTTCCGAGCGGCCCTACAAGCCGGCGTGGACGCGGGAGGCGGCCCTCGCCGAACTGTGGCGGCGGGCAGGACGCTGCCTGGACCCCGAACTCGTCGCGCTCTTCGCAGAGATAGTGGAGCGCGGGGACTGA